Proteins encoded in a region of the Corallococcus caeni genome:
- a CDS encoding inorganic diphosphatase, whose amino-acid sequence MATDFTRLPLRGEQDALHVVVESPRGSTVKLKYDSKLQAFMLSRPLTRGFRYPFDWGFIPSTKGPDGDPLDALVYWDVPTWPGVVLPCRALGVLQVDQKKRDSKSGERERNDRLLLVPVNATRSDHLNSYQDLSQREREELEHFFLAVVHFADKDARILGWDGPDAAERMVRQYALKED is encoded by the coding sequence ATGGCCACCGACTTCACCCGCCTGCCGCTGCGCGGCGAACAGGATGCGTTGCACGTCGTCGTCGAATCGCCCCGCGGTTCGACGGTGAAGCTCAAATACGACTCGAAGCTCCAGGCCTTCATGCTGTCCCGGCCGCTCACGCGCGGCTTCCGCTACCCGTTCGACTGGGGCTTCATCCCCAGCACGAAGGGCCCGGACGGGGACCCGCTGGACGCGCTGGTGTACTGGGACGTGCCCACCTGGCCCGGCGTGGTGCTGCCCTGCCGCGCGCTGGGCGTGCTCCAGGTGGACCAGAAGAAGCGGGACTCGAAGAGCGGCGAGCGCGAGCGCAATGACCGCCTGCTGCTCGTGCCGGTGAACGCCACCCGCTCGGACCACCTCAACTCCTATCAGGACCTGTCCCAGCGCGAGCGCGAGGAGCTGGAGCACTTCTTCCTCGCGGTGGTGCACTTCGCGGACAAGGACGCGCGCATCCTCGGCTGGGATGGCCCGGACGCCGCCGAGCGCATGGTCCGGCAGTACGCCCTGAAGGAGGACTGA
- a CDS encoding flavin monoamine oxidase family protein: MGESVDVVVIGAGVAGLTAARDIARTGATVAVLEARDRVGGRTLTREVGGGLVDLGGQWVGPRQRHVLRLADSLGLQRFPQHHQGTKVLEVRGERRTYQGKVPSLPLLSLLDLQRIVWKLEGLAKRVPREQPAAAPKAAEWDALTVEEWKQRHVPTWGARAALDIATRAVFAAEPSELSFLHFLSYVHSNGGLMPLTEVEGGAQAERFVDGAQSLSRRLAEGLPPERVLLSAPVKALRQDARGVTATTEDGRALRARYAVVATPPALAERIDFGADLPSGRRRAHADLPMGSVIKVVATYATPFWREAGLSGEAVSDVGPVRLCFDDCGPHGHHPALVGFFLGDTARAWTGRPAVDLHRAALADFARFFGPQALTPVAIAALDWKQEAFSTGCYVGLPRPGTLTAIGDALRAPFGRVHWAGTETAIEGCGYLDGAVESGERAATEIAARLTAPDAG; encoded by the coding sequence ATGGGTGAAAGCGTGGACGTGGTCGTCATCGGCGCGGGCGTGGCGGGGCTCACCGCGGCCCGGGACATCGCTCGCACCGGCGCCACCGTCGCCGTGCTGGAGGCGCGCGACCGCGTGGGCGGCCGCACCCTCACGCGCGAAGTGGGCGGGGGCCTCGTGGACCTGGGCGGCCAGTGGGTGGGCCCCAGGCAGCGCCACGTGCTCCGGCTCGCGGACAGCCTGGGCCTCCAGCGCTTCCCCCAGCACCACCAGGGCACCAAAGTGCTGGAGGTGCGCGGCGAGCGCCGCACGTACCAAGGCAAGGTCCCGTCCCTGCCCCTCCTGTCGCTGCTGGACTTGCAGCGCATCGTCTGGAAGCTGGAGGGCCTGGCGAAGCGCGTCCCCAGGGAACAACCCGCCGCCGCGCCGAAGGCCGCCGAGTGGGACGCCCTCACCGTGGAGGAGTGGAAGCAGCGCCACGTGCCCACCTGGGGCGCTCGCGCCGCGCTGGACATCGCCACGCGCGCGGTATTCGCGGCGGAGCCCTCCGAGCTGTCCTTCCTGCACTTCCTCTCCTACGTGCACTCCAACGGCGGCCTCATGCCGCTCACCGAGGTTGAAGGCGGCGCCCAGGCGGAGCGCTTCGTGGACGGCGCGCAATCCCTCTCACGGCGGCTGGCGGAAGGACTGCCCCCGGAGCGCGTCCTCCTCTCCGCGCCCGTGAAGGCCCTGCGCCAGGATGCTCGCGGCGTCACCGCCACCACGGAGGACGGCCGGGCCTTGCGCGCGCGCTACGCGGTGGTGGCCACGCCGCCCGCGCTCGCGGAGCGCATCGACTTCGGCGCGGACCTCCCCTCGGGGCGGCGCCGCGCGCACGCGGACCTCCCCATGGGCAGCGTCATCAAGGTCGTGGCCACCTACGCCACGCCCTTCTGGCGCGAAGCGGGCCTGTCCGGCGAGGCCGTCAGCGACGTGGGCCCGGTGCGGCTGTGCTTCGACGACTGCGGCCCCCACGGGCACCACCCCGCGCTCGTGGGCTTCTTCCTGGGCGACACCGCCCGCGCGTGGACCGGCCGCCCCGCCGTGGACCTGCACCGCGCCGCGCTGGCGGACTTCGCGCGCTTCTTTGGCCCCCAGGCCCTCACGCCCGTGGCCATCGCGGCGCTGGACTGGAAGCAGGAGGCGTTCAGCACCGGCTGCTACGTGGGCCTGCCCCGCCCCGGCACCCTCACCGCCATTGGCGACGCGCTCCGGGCCCCCTTCGGCCGCGTGCACTGGGCGGGCACCGAGACGGCCATCGAGGGGTGCGGCTACCTGGACGGCGCCGTGGAGTCGGGCGAGCGTGCCGCCACGGAGATCGCCGCCCGGCTGACCGCCCCCGACGCAGGCTGA
- the dps gene encoding DNA starvation/stationary phase protection protein Dps, whose translation MYTTSHVNLPQDAREELIDMLNTLLANAIDLHWQVKQAHWNIRGTHFYSRHLLFDEVAKHARKHADSYAERAGALGGYAQGTIRLATNNSQLPEYDLQAVDGEAHIRALVERVGRYAASLRDGITKSDDANDPVTADLLTQTLGETEEDLWFLESHLNGDARAGMTLPTKGGNRRGRPAEDISQVTT comes from the coding sequence ATGTACACGACCAGCCACGTGAACCTTCCCCAGGACGCGCGCGAAGAGCTCATCGACATGCTCAACACGCTGCTCGCCAACGCCATCGACCTGCACTGGCAGGTGAAGCAGGCGCACTGGAACATCCGGGGCACGCACTTCTACAGCCGGCACCTGCTCTTCGACGAAGTGGCCAAGCATGCGCGCAAGCACGCGGACTCCTACGCGGAGCGCGCGGGCGCGCTGGGCGGCTACGCCCAGGGCACCATCCGCCTGGCCACCAACAACAGCCAGCTGCCCGAATACGACCTGCAGGCCGTGGACGGCGAGGCCCACATCCGCGCGCTCGTCGAGCGCGTGGGCCGCTACGCCGCCAGCCTCCGCGACGGCATCACCAAGTCCGATGACGCGAACGACCCCGTCACCGCGGACCTCCTCACCCAGACCCTGGGAGAGACGGAGGAGGACCTCTGGTTCCTGGAGAGCCACCTCAACGGCGACGCGCGCGCGGGGATGACCCTGCCCACCAAGGGCGGCAACCGCCGGGGCCGCCCCGCCGAGGACATCAGCCAGGTCACCACCTGA
- a CDS encoding RNA polymerase factor sigma-32, with protein sequence MQASNSFSSADSLSTYLSEINQYPLLNPQDEQSLSRAFRAGDLSAGHRLVTSNLRFVVKVAYEYRSYGLKMSDLIQEANIGLMKAVQKFDPEKGIRLISYAVWWIRAYIQNYVLRNWSLVKLGTTQAQRRLFFSLARTRRELEKLGAGEGGHIVNADEIAKKLNVKPAEVREMEQRMGGRDLSLDAPVGEDGDATHLDFVESEAASHADEVADRQQAGLTRTLVQRALMRLDPRERFIIEQRVMSDSEMTLSELGEHFGFSRERARQLEIRAKDKLKAELANLMAEAGLDQAELAA encoded by the coding sequence ATGCAGGCTTCCAACTCCTTCTCTTCCGCTGACTCGCTCTCCACGTACCTCTCGGAGATCAACCAGTACCCGCTGCTCAACCCGCAGGACGAGCAGTCGCTGTCGCGCGCCTTCCGCGCGGGTGACCTGTCCGCGGGTCACCGGCTGGTGACGAGCAACCTGCGCTTCGTGGTGAAGGTCGCCTACGAGTACCGCTCCTACGGCCTGAAGATGTCCGACCTCATCCAGGAGGCGAACATCGGCCTGATGAAGGCGGTGCAGAAGTTCGACCCGGAGAAGGGCATCCGCCTCATCTCCTACGCGGTGTGGTGGATCCGCGCGTACATCCAGAACTACGTGCTCCGCAACTGGAGCCTGGTGAAGCTGGGCACCACGCAGGCGCAGCGCCGGCTGTTCTTCAGCCTGGCCCGCACGCGCCGCGAGCTGGAGAAGCTGGGCGCCGGCGAGGGCGGCCACATCGTCAACGCGGATGAGATCGCCAAGAAGCTGAACGTGAAGCCCGCGGAAGTGCGTGAGATGGAGCAGCGCATGGGCGGCCGGGACCTGTCCCTGGACGCGCCGGTGGGCGAGGACGGCGACGCCACGCACCTGGACTTCGTGGAGTCGGAGGCCGCCTCCCACGCGGACGAGGTCGCCGACCGGCAGCAGGCGGGCCTCACCCGCACGCTGGTGCAGCGCGCGCTGATGCGCCTGGATCCGCGCGAGCGCTTCATCATCGAGCAGCGCGTGATGAGCGACTCCGAGATGACCCTGAGCGAGCTGGGCGAGCACTTCGGCTTCTCCCGCGAGCGCGCCCGCCAGCTGGAGATCCGCGCCAAGGACAAGCTGAAGGCGGAGCTGGCCAACCTGATGGCCGAGGCCGGGCTGGACCAGGCCGAGCTGGCCGCGTAA
- a CDS encoding Hsp70 family protein, whose amino-acid sequence MRACGLDFGTSNTALALPDGTVLPLQPHTPEPRLFRSVLFFAEDEREVFTGADAIQRYLEDNNGRFIQSVKSFLHSSSFRATQVKGRTFTIEDLVAILLRRVREAAGAHLGEAPDAVVLGRPAVFTPDAEADALAEKRLRKAAELAGFTHVQFLIEPIAAALAYEARLQKDELVLVADFGAGTTDLTLMRLGPSRRGNLDRRPDVVGSTGVRIGGDRFDAEIMRHKLLPRFGAGSTYKVKGFSHKRLPIPQHVLAKLLNWHEMSFIREKSTQELLEVMLDTSDHPAEIQALYDLVMDNLGYRLFRSIEAAKVKLSSEAQATIDFDEARIHLHEPMTRGEFETAGRTLLDELSQCTEGLLAKHPEARDIDAVFLTGGSSQIPAVRELYVKRFGEERVRTADAFTSVAEGLGRASAWLTG is encoded by the coding sequence ATGCGCGCCTGCGGACTCGACTTCGGAACCAGCAACACCGCCCTGGCCCTGCCGGACGGCACCGTGTTGCCGCTGCAGCCCCACACCCCGGAGCCCCGGCTGTTCCGCTCCGTGCTCTTCTTCGCGGAGGACGAGCGGGAGGTCTTCACGGGCGCGGACGCCATCCAGCGCTACCTGGAGGACAACAACGGCCGGTTCATCCAGTCCGTGAAGTCCTTCCTGCACAGCTCGTCCTTCCGGGCCACGCAGGTGAAGGGGCGCACGTTCACCATCGAGGACCTGGTGGCCATCCTCCTGCGCCGCGTGCGCGAGGCGGCCGGGGCGCACCTGGGCGAGGCGCCGGACGCGGTGGTGCTGGGCCGGCCCGCGGTCTTCACGCCGGATGCGGAGGCGGACGCGCTGGCGGAGAAGCGCCTGCGCAAGGCGGCGGAGCTGGCGGGCTTCACGCACGTGCAGTTCCTCATCGAGCCCATCGCGGCGGCGCTCGCGTACGAGGCGCGGCTGCAGAAGGACGAGCTGGTGCTGGTGGCGGACTTCGGCGCCGGCACGACGGACCTGACGCTGATGCGGCTGGGCCCGTCGCGGCGGGGGAACCTGGACCGGCGGCCGGACGTGGTGGGCTCCACGGGTGTGCGCATCGGTGGTGACCGCTTCGACGCGGAGATCATGCGGCACAAGCTGTTGCCGCGCTTCGGGGCGGGGTCCACGTACAAGGTGAAGGGCTTCAGCCACAAGCGGCTGCCCATTCCGCAGCACGTGCTGGCGAAGCTGCTCAACTGGCACGAGATGTCCTTCATCCGGGAGAAGTCCACGCAGGAGCTGCTGGAGGTGATGCTCGACACGAGCGACCACCCGGCGGAGATTCAAGCGCTCTACGACCTGGTGATGGACAACCTGGGCTACCGGCTGTTCCGGTCCATTGAAGCGGCGAAGGTGAAGCTGTCCAGCGAGGCGCAGGCGACCATCGACTTCGACGAGGCGCGCATCCACCTGCACGAGCCGATGACGCGCGGGGAGTTCGAGACGGCGGGCCGCACGTTGTTGGATGAACTGTCGCAGTGCACGGAGGGGCTGTTGGCGAAGCACCCGGAGGCCAGGGACATTGACGCGGTCTTCCTGACGGGAGGTTCGTCGCAGATTCCGGCGGTGCGGGAGCTGTACGTGAAGCGCTTCGGAGAGGAGCGCGTGCGCACGGCGGACGCCTTCACCTCCGTGGCGGAGGGCCTGGGCCGCGCGTCCGCGTGGCTGACGGGGTGA
- a CDS encoding SDR family oxidoreductase — protein MASELPEDRLDGKVCLITGATGGIGQETAKALAKRGATLVLSGRDEARTAATVAAVREAAPGARVESLLADLSSLQSVRDLAQAFKARHSRLDVLINNAGLIIDRRQVTVDGYEATFATNHLSHFLLTHLLRDLLVASGPARIINVSSEGHRLARADFLDDPQTERRRYEGIRVYGNAKLSNILFSRGLTKRLAGTQVTANALHPGAVATGFGHNSQGFFKHLIKLASPFMLSPEKGARTSIYLASSPEVAGVSGEYFIKCRKAKPSSAARDDALAERLWQVSEQLTGVKA, from the coding sequence ATGGCGTCAGAGCTTCCCGAAGACCGTCTCGACGGTAAGGTGTGCCTCATCACCGGGGCCACCGGTGGCATTGGCCAGGAGACGGCGAAGGCGCTGGCCAAGCGCGGCGCCACGCTGGTGCTGTCCGGCCGGGATGAGGCCCGCACGGCGGCCACGGTCGCCGCGGTGCGCGAGGCCGCCCCCGGTGCCCGGGTCGAATCGCTGCTCGCGGACCTGTCCTCCCTCCAGTCCGTGCGCGACCTGGCCCAGGCGTTCAAGGCCCGCCACTCGCGGCTGGACGTGCTCATCAACAACGCGGGCCTCATCATCGACCGGCGCCAGGTGACGGTGGACGGCTACGAGGCCACGTTCGCCACGAACCACCTGTCCCACTTCCTCCTCACGCACCTCCTGCGCGACCTGCTGGTAGCGAGCGGACCGGCGCGCATCATCAACGTGTCCTCCGAAGGCCACCGCCTAGCGCGCGCGGACTTCCTGGATGATCCGCAGACGGAGCGGCGCCGCTACGAGGGCATCCGCGTCTACGGCAACGCCAAGCTCTCCAACATCCTCTTCTCTCGCGGGCTGACGAAGCGGCTGGCCGGCACGCAGGTGACGGCGAACGCGCTGCACCCCGGCGCGGTGGCCACGGGCTTCGGCCACAACAGCCAGGGCTTCTTCAAGCACCTCATCAAGCTGGCCTCGCCCTTCATGCTCTCCCCGGAGAAGGGCGCGCGGACGTCCATCTACCTGGCGTCGTCGCCGGAGGTGGCGGGCGTGAGCGGCGAGTACTTCATCAAATGCCGCAAGGCGAAGCCGTCGTCCGCCGCCCGGGATGACGCGCTCGCGGAGCGGCTCTGGCAGGTGAGCGAACAGCTCACGGGAGTGAAGGCATGA
- a CDS encoding glutathione S-transferase family protein — translation MIDLYTFKTPNGRKISIALEELGLPYKTHAVDITKGEQFKPEFLAINPNNKIPAIVDHDAPGGPLSLFESGAILLYLAEKTGRLMPTDPRGKAEVTQWLMFQMGGLGPMLGQLNHFGHFASTKVPYAIDRFQTEAKRLLGVVDRQLASRDYLATTYSIADIATYPWLKTARDFFPDLFLNTHNITQYLHRVGSRPAVQRGMQIP, via the coding sequence ATGATCGACCTGTACACGTTCAAGACCCCCAACGGCCGCAAGATCTCCATCGCCCTGGAGGAGCTGGGCCTCCCGTACAAGACGCACGCGGTGGACATCACCAAGGGCGAGCAGTTCAAGCCCGAGTTCCTGGCCATCAACCCCAACAACAAGATTCCGGCCATCGTGGACCACGACGCGCCGGGGGGCCCCCTGTCCCTCTTCGAGTCCGGCGCCATCCTGCTGTACCTGGCGGAGAAGACGGGCCGGCTGATGCCCACCGACCCGCGCGGCAAGGCGGAGGTGACGCAGTGGCTGATGTTCCAGATGGGCGGCCTGGGGCCCATGCTCGGCCAGCTCAACCACTTCGGGCACTTCGCCTCCACCAAGGTCCCGTATGCCATTGACCGCTTCCAGACGGAGGCCAAGCGCCTCCTGGGCGTGGTGGACCGGCAGCTGGCGTCGCGGGACTACCTGGCCACCACCTACTCCATCGCGGACATCGCCACGTACCCGTGGCTGAAGACCGCGCGGGACTTCTTCCCGGACCTCTTCCTCAACACGCACAACATCACCCAGTACCTGCACCGCGTGGGCAGCCGTCCCGCGGTCCAGCGGGGCATGCAGATCCCCTGA
- a CDS encoding CHAD domain-containing protein translates to MPPPTPIRGLGPDTALGDAARRILAGRLADVRHPEAQLDGALDEDGVHDMRVATRRLRAALQVFQATGKLTRLETDVKRLQDALGDVRDLHVQDQWLDTAAKGKKDADKALAGLRQSHLSGLKAKEKKLRAELERWTDRTVPRLLKKLDSLEDAHRFAGKRVRSHLRQRLRRVEKRLERYADAPDAASAHALRKDLKKLRYELEIFQPAFRRTVGALLEVLVPLQDGLGELHDADVRLELFERAAAEAPPGQRKAARKLLPQARDERAERSEQIAREVQRWHAEAIPKRLRKALT, encoded by the coding sequence ATGCCCCCTCCCACTCCCATCCGGGGCCTGGGCCCCGACACCGCGCTGGGCGACGCCGCCCGCCGCATCCTCGCCGGCCGGCTCGCCGACGTGCGCCATCCCGAGGCCCAGCTGGACGGAGCGCTGGACGAGGACGGCGTGCACGACATGCGCGTGGCCACCCGCCGCCTGCGCGCCGCGCTCCAGGTGTTCCAGGCCACCGGCAAGCTCACCCGGCTGGAGACAGACGTGAAGCGCCTCCAGGACGCGCTGGGCGACGTGCGCGACCTGCACGTCCAGGACCAGTGGCTGGACACCGCCGCGAAGGGGAAGAAGGACGCGGACAAGGCGCTGGCCGGCCTGCGCCAGTCCCACCTGTCCGGACTGAAGGCCAAGGAGAAGAAGCTGCGCGCGGAGCTGGAGCGCTGGACGGACCGCACCGTGCCGCGCCTGCTGAAGAAGCTGGACTCGCTGGAGGACGCCCACCGCTTCGCCGGCAAGCGCGTGCGAAGCCACCTGCGCCAGCGCCTGCGCCGCGTGGAGAAGCGCCTGGAGCGCTACGCGGACGCGCCCGACGCCGCGTCCGCGCACGCCCTGCGCAAGGACCTCAAGAAGCTGCGCTACGAATTGGAGATCTTCCAGCCCGCCTTCCGCCGCACTGTGGGCGCGCTGCTGGAGGTCCTGGTGCCCCTGCAGGACGGCCTGGGAGAACTGCACGACGCGGACGTGCGCCTGGAGCTCTTCGAGCGCGCCGCCGCGGAGGCCCCGCCCGGCCAGCGCAAGGCCGCCCGCAAGCTGCTGCCCCAGGCCCGCGACGAGCGCGCGGAGCGCTCCGAGCAGATCGCCCGCGAGGTGCAGCGCTGGCACGCGGAGGCCATCCCCAAGCGGCTGCGCAAGGCGCTGACCTGA
- a CDS encoding DUF4442 domain-containing protein: MRAGSQTGRVEDRMFALELVEKVRRVSPGAANALTTLAVKNIVPLAAAMGYRVDEVTDARVKATVPLDRKTKNHVGSVYLGAQVTVMELTMGVMLFRRFPPSEYKMLVNRMEVAFHAKAKTAVSAVCEPGDELLQKLASELRATGDKAEAWIPVRLLGTDGQCVAESRFLAVFKRG; the protein is encoded by the coding sequence ATGCGCGCCGGAAGTCAGACGGGAAGGGTGGAGGACCGGATGTTCGCGTTGGAGCTGGTGGAGAAGGTGCGGCGGGTGTCGCCGGGCGCGGCGAACGCGCTGACGACGTTGGCGGTGAAGAACATCGTCCCGCTGGCGGCGGCCATGGGCTACCGCGTGGACGAGGTGACGGACGCGCGCGTGAAGGCCACGGTGCCGCTGGACCGCAAGACGAAGAACCACGTGGGCAGCGTGTACCTGGGCGCCCAGGTGACGGTGATGGAATTGACGATGGGCGTGATGCTCTTCCGCCGCTTCCCGCCCAGCGAATACAAGATGCTGGTCAACCGCATGGAGGTCGCCTTCCACGCGAAGGCGAAGACGGCGGTGAGCGCGGTGTGCGAGCCCGGGGACGAACTGCTCCAGAAGCTCGCGTCGGAGCTGCGCGCGACGGGGGACAAGGCGGAGGCGTGGATCCCCGTGCGCCTCTTGGGCACCGACGGCCAGTGCGTCGCGGAGTCGCGCTTCCTGGCCGTGTTCAAGCGCGGGTAG
- a CDS encoding protein adenylyltransferase SelO, with protein MASLEQLVFDNTYARLPPGFAARVAPAPFPDARVVSVNPAGLRLLGLDAEEAARPEFARVFGGATPLPGMEPLAMVYAGHQFGVYVPRLGDGRALLLGEVRAPDGDRWDLHLKGGGPTPFSRGGDGRAVLRSTVREYLAGEALHALGIPTTRALCILGSQTPVYREDVETGAMLVRLAPSHVRFGTFEYFHHTEQPGHVATLADHVIAGHFPQLVGQEGRHARFFAEVMERTAQLVARWQAVGFAHGVMNTDNMSVLGLTLDYGPYGFLDDFDPGFICNHSDPQGRYAFDQQPRVALWNLACLGEALLTLITEDEARATLALFQPTFARHFLARMREKLGLTQARDEDRELVQDLFGLMAGSHVDYTRFFRALNRFDSSEGARNDALRDHFLPPEGFDAWAAHYRARLESEGSVDGERHARLDRVNPKYVLRNWVAQQAIARAQEGDFAEVDRVLALVSAPFDEHPGRESYAEAPPTWGRHLVVSCSS; from the coding sequence ATGGCCTCGCTCGAACAGCTCGTCTTCGACAACACCTACGCCCGCCTGCCCCCCGGGTTCGCCGCCCGGGTGGCCCCCGCGCCCTTCCCGGACGCGCGCGTGGTGAGCGTGAACCCGGCGGGCTTGAGGCTGCTGGGGTTGGACGCGGAAGAGGCCGCGCGCCCGGAGTTCGCGCGCGTGTTCGGCGGGGCCACGCCGCTGCCCGGCATGGAGCCGCTGGCCATGGTCTACGCGGGGCACCAGTTCGGCGTGTACGTGCCGCGCCTGGGAGACGGCCGCGCGCTGCTCCTGGGCGAGGTGCGCGCCCCGGACGGCGACAGGTGGGACCTGCACCTGAAGGGCGGCGGGCCCACGCCCTTCTCGCGCGGCGGTGACGGGAGAGCGGTGCTGCGCTCCACCGTGCGCGAGTACCTGGCCGGCGAGGCCCTGCACGCGCTGGGCATCCCCACCACCCGCGCGCTGTGCATCCTGGGCAGCCAGACGCCGGTGTACCGCGAGGACGTGGAGACCGGCGCCATGCTGGTGCGCCTGGCCCCGTCGCACGTGCGCTTCGGCACCTTCGAGTACTTCCACCACACCGAGCAGCCGGGCCACGTGGCCACGCTCGCGGACCACGTCATCGCCGGGCACTTCCCCCAGCTCGTGGGCCAGGAGGGCAGACACGCGCGCTTCTTCGCGGAGGTGATGGAGCGCACCGCGCAGCTCGTCGCGCGGTGGCAGGCGGTGGGCTTCGCGCACGGCGTGATGAACACCGACAACATGTCCGTCCTGGGGCTCACGCTGGACTACGGGCCCTACGGGTTCCTGGACGACTTCGACCCCGGCTTCATCTGCAACCACTCCGACCCGCAGGGCCGCTACGCGTTCGACCAGCAGCCGCGCGTCGCGCTGTGGAACCTGGCCTGCCTGGGCGAAGCGCTGCTCACGCTCATCACCGAGGACGAAGCGCGCGCCACGCTGGCCCTCTTCCAGCCCACGTTCGCCCGCCACTTCCTCGCGCGCATGCGGGAGAAGCTGGGCCTGACGCAAGCGCGCGACGAGGACCGCGAGCTGGTGCAGGACCTGTTCGGGCTGATGGCCGGCTCGCACGTGGACTACACGCGCTTCTTCCGCGCGCTGAACCGGTTCGACTCCAGCGAGGGCGCGCGCAACGACGCCCTGCGCGACCACTTCCTGCCGCCGGAGGGCTTCGACGCGTGGGCCGCGCACTACCGGGCGCGGCTGGAGTCCGAGGGCAGCGTGGACGGCGAGCGCCACGCGCGCCTGGACCGCGTCAACCCGAAGTACGTCCTGCGCAACTGGGTGGCGCAGCAGGCCATCGCCCGCGCGCAGGAGGGCGACTTCGCGGAGGTGGACCGCGTGCTCGCGCTGGTGTCCGCGCCCTTCGACGAACACCCCGGCCGGGAGTCCTACGCGGAAGCTCCGCCCACGTGGGGACGGCACCTCGTGGTGAGCTGCAGCTCCTGA